In the genome of Croceimicrobium hydrocarbonivorans, one region contains:
- a CDS encoding DUF962 domain-containing protein, whose translation MAEQKTYKSLKEFYPFYLSEHQDSTCRILHFIGTGLVLLSFLSFLVTFNFWFLGIIPFLGYGFAWVGHFFFEQNKPATFQYPAYSLASDFIMFWDLLRGKESFHPKK comes from the coding sequence ATGGCGGAACAGAAGACCTACAAAAGCTTAAAGGAGTTTTATCCTTTTTACCTTTCAGAACATCAGGATAGCACCTGTCGAATATTGCATTTCATAGGCACCGGATTGGTGCTACTTAGTTTTTTATCCTTTTTAGTGACTTTCAATTTCTGGTTTTTAGGCATTATTCCCTTTTTGGGATATGGCTTTGCTTGGGTGGGGCATTTCTTTTTCGAGCAGAATAAACCCGCGACTTTCCAATACCCAGCCTACAGTTTGGCTAGTGATTTTATAATGTTTTGGGATTTACTCCGTGGTAAAGAGTCATTCCATCCGAAGAAATAA
- a CDS encoding LruC domain-containing protein encodes MMKLVAKTSILIATALFFTACEKDNNTDSGPTAVNQSSSTLDLKIPAGFNFETTESVNLDLNIDQAPLNARYLLKVYTENPSVVASPIYQAFISNGASLNTAVTIPSGLQQLYLVMQAPDGSSFLTIVPKAKNIAHTFYRSKNKAQVESFGSPDCVSGCDHSLTHNNWWEANIEDDVYCVTGSYNGNGGITVKNGAILRLCGSGSIPNLTLNKGQIQIVAGANVTVNNFNINSNSDNELVVYQGATLTITNWFSPNADVVNYGTMNVAALNLNSEANLENHGDFTVTTTNYCSFNGDVDNYGTLIVSGNASINSGSKFENYCGLYFNGDLQHNGEIKCFSYTKVGGKWTINGGAKHEMKDGAMAVCEDLMLNGKIEGKGSTSLFKVNDRSDANSGAEIKKNLQFCDMNGIENIASSIFKDGAVEGCSLVIPSGSCNPEGNGQPQIADADNDGVADELDAYPNDASRAANSYFPSENSYGTVAYEDLWPAFGDYDFNDLVVDYRYQQVLNANNEVVDLKARFVSRAMGGSLDNGFGIALDVAPSAISSVSGTRYFNNVVSTNANGTESGQSNAVIIVYDDASQVLVNTTGQAFVNTVSGNPTVAPDTTDITINFSSAQTAASLGTAPYNPFIFVDQTRGREVHLAGEAPTDLADASLFGTLDDDTDPNSADDTYKSANNLPWAIHVVGGFNYPEERVDISQAYNYFSVWAQSGGSSYTTWYDDQPGYINPSDLYQ; translated from the coding sequence ATGATGAAATTAGTAGCCAAAACTTCAATACTAATCGCAACTGCCCTCTTTTTCACGGCCTGTGAAAAGGATAATAATACGGATTCAGGTCCAACAGCTGTGAATCAAAGCAGCTCTACTTTGGATCTTAAAATTCCGGCCGGTTTCAATTTTGAGACTACCGAAAGTGTAAATCTTGATCTGAATATCGATCAGGCTCCTTTAAATGCCAGATACTTATTAAAGGTTTATACCGAGAATCCTTCAGTAGTAGCTTCTCCTATTTACCAAGCTTTCATTTCGAATGGTGCAAGCTTAAATACGGCTGTTACCATTCCTTCCGGATTACAGCAATTGTATTTGGTAATGCAAGCTCCAGATGGTTCAAGCTTCTTAACCATCGTTCCAAAGGCTAAGAATATTGCCCACACTTTCTATCGTTCCAAGAATAAAGCTCAAGTAGAGAGCTTCGGTAGTCCTGATTGTGTGAGTGGATGTGATCATTCTCTAACTCACAATAACTGGTGGGAAGCCAATATCGAAGATGATGTTTACTGCGTAACCGGTAGCTATAATGGCAACGGCGGTATTACCGTAAAAAATGGTGCTATCCTACGTCTTTGTGGTAGTGGTTCCATTCCGAACCTTACTTTGAATAAAGGACAAATTCAAATTGTTGCCGGTGCCAATGTAACCGTGAACAACTTCAACATCAATTCAAACAGCGATAATGAATTAGTAGTTTATCAGGGTGCAACCCTAACTATCACCAACTGGTTTTCGCCCAATGCTGATGTAGTAAACTACGGTACTATGAATGTTGCTGCTCTGAACCTGAACTCAGAAGCCAATCTTGAAAACCACGGTGACTTTACCGTTACTACCACTAACTACTGCTCATTTAATGGAGATGTAGATAACTATGGAACTTTAATCGTTTCTGGAAATGCTTCTATCAACAGCGGTTCCAAATTTGAGAACTATTGTGGTTTATACTTTAATGGAGACTTGCAGCATAATGGAGAGATTAAATGTTTCTCTTATACTAAGGTTGGTGGCAAGTGGACCATCAATGGTGGAGCTAAGCACGAAATGAAAGATGGTGCTATGGCCGTATGTGAGGATCTTATGCTGAACGGAAAAATCGAAGGAAAAGGAAGTACTTCTCTCTTCAAGGTAAATGATCGCTCGGATGCCAACTCTGGTGCCGAAATCAAGAAAAACCTTCAGTTCTGTGATATGAACGGGATTGAGAATATCGCTAGCAGCATCTTTAAGGATGGCGCTGTTGAAGGTTGTAGCTTGGTAATTCCTAGTGGTTCTTGTAATCCAGAAGGAAACGGTCAACCACAAATTGCTGATGCCGATAATGATGGTGTTGCTGATGAATTGGATGCTTATCCAAATGATGCCAGTCGCGCAGCCAACTCTTACTTCCCATCTGAGAATTCTTATGGTACGGTTGCTTATGAAGATTTATGGCCAGCTTTCGGTGACTATGATTTTAATGACTTAGTAGTGGATTACCGTTATCAGCAAGTTTTAAATGCGAATAATGAAGTGGTTGATTTGAAAGCTCGCTTTGTATCTCGCGCCATGGGTGGTTCTTTGGATAATGGCTTCGGTATTGCTTTAGATGTAGCTCCAAGCGCAATTAGCTCTGTAAGTGGAACTCGTTACTTTAACAATGTGGTGTCTACCAATGCAAATGGAACGGAAAGCGGTCAGTCTAATGCGGTAATCATTGTATATGATGATGCTTCTCAAGTACTTGTAAATACCACCGGTCAGGCATTTGTGAATACCGTTAGTGGTAACCCAACTGTAGCGCCTGATACTACTGATATTACCATCAACTTTAGCAGTGCTCAAACTGCTGCTTCTTTAGGAACTGCTCCTTACAATCCTTTCATCTTCGTAGATCAGACTCGTGGTCGTGAGGTGCACCTTGCCGGTGAAGCGCCAACTGATTTAGCAGATGCTAGCTTGTTCGGTACCCTTGATGATGATACCGATCCTAATAGTGCAGATGATACTTATAAGAGTGCCAACAACTTACCTTGGGCTATCCACGTAGTAGGTGGTTTTAATTACCCCGAAGAGCGAGTAGATATCTCTCAAGCCTATAATTACTTCAGTGTTTGGGCGCAATCAGGTGGTTCTTCTTATACTACCTGGTACGATGATCAACCTGGATACATCAATCCTTCTGATCTCTATCAATAG
- a CDS encoding acyl-CoA dehydrogenase family protein, with amino-acid sequence MASDLFESPDYYGVDDLLSEEHKLVRAATRDWVKKEVSPIIEDFAQKAAFPTQLIKGLAEIGAFGPYIPEEYGGAGLDQISYGLMMQEIERGDSGVRSTCSVQSSLVMYPIYAYGSEEQKRKFLPKLASGEFLGSFGLTEPNFGSNPSGMITNFKDMGDHYLLNGAKMWISNAPYADVAVVWAKDEAGRIHGLIVERGMEGFTTPETHNKWSLRASATGELVFDNVKVPKENILPGRSGLGAPLSCLDSARYGIAWGALGAAMDCYDTALRYAKERIQFDRPIAGFQLQQKKLAEMITEITKAQLMVWRLGTLKNEGKATSAQISMAKRNSVEIALKIAREARQMLGGMGITGDYSIMRHMMNLESVVTYEGTHDIHLLITGMDVTGIPAFK; translated from the coding sequence ATGGCTAGTGATTTATTCGAGTCGCCTGACTACTATGGCGTAGATGATCTTCTGTCGGAAGAGCATAAATTAGTAAGAGCTGCTACCCGCGATTGGGTAAAAAAAGAAGTAAGCCCTATCATCGAGGACTTTGCTCAAAAAGCAGCATTCCCTACGCAATTGATTAAAGGATTAGCCGAAATTGGCGCCTTTGGACCCTATATCCCTGAGGAATATGGTGGTGCCGGTTTAGATCAAATTTCCTACGGTTTAATGATGCAGGAAATTGAGCGTGGTGATTCTGGAGTTCGCTCTACTTGCTCCGTTCAATCTTCCTTAGTGATGTACCCTATTTATGCCTATGGTAGTGAGGAGCAAAAACGCAAGTTTCTTCCCAAATTGGCCAGCGGTGAGTTTTTAGGTTCTTTCGGTTTAACCGAGCCCAACTTTGGATCTAATCCAAGTGGCATGATCACCAACTTTAAAGATATGGGTGATCACTATTTACTGAATGGTGCCAAAATGTGGATTTCCAATGCTCCTTATGCTGATGTAGCTGTAGTATGGGCTAAAGATGAAGCAGGTCGAATTCACGGTTTAATCGTGGAGCGCGGAATGGAAGGTTTTACCACTCCCGAAACTCATAACAAATGGAGTTTACGTGCCAGCGCTACCGGTGAACTGGTATTCGATAATGTTAAGGTTCCTAAAGAAAATATTTTACCTGGTCGCAGTGGCTTAGGTGCTCCATTGAGCTGCCTCGATAGTGCGCGTTATGGTATCGCCTGGGGTGCTTTAGGTGCAGCTATGGATTGCTATGACACTGCCTTGCGCTATGCCAAAGAGCGTATTCAGTTTGATCGCCCGATTGCTGGCTTCCAATTGCAACAAAAGAAATTGGCGGAGATGATTACCGAAATCACCAAAGCACAATTAATGGTTTGGCGCTTGGGAACCCTTAAAAATGAGGGCAAAGCCACCAGCGCGCAGATCAGCATGGCTAAGCGTAACAGCGTAGAAATCGCCTTAAAAATTGCCCGTGAAGCGCGTCAGATGTTAGGCGGCATGGGAATTACTGGTGATTACAGCATTATGCGCCACATGATGAACCTCGAATCAGTAGTTACTTATGAGGGAACTCATGACATTCACCTCTTAATTACCGGTATGGATGTAACAGGCATCCCTGCTTTTAAATAA
- a CDS encoding choice-of-anchor V domain-containing protein yields MKKKYAVLLTLGLSVFVAHQAYTNAGGAPSGNSGSPASNNNTCARAGCHSGPAAAGQSISISTDIPTAGFKEDSIYQISITADNNAASSDRMGFMASVESTSGHEGSISITDAARTKKAGSYITHTSSGISGSAGTNTWSFDWNAGQAPDQTTVYVAVNFTNFNGSTSGDVIVTQSLSLDKNLGIGQEELAVQKLAAYPNPAQNEITLASGQVLEAPFMAIAADGKMVELQAEADNNQHVRLDLSELPAGLYMIRDAQGHQVQISKL; encoded by the coding sequence ATGAAGAAAAAATACGCAGTATTACTCACTTTAGGACTAAGCGTTTTTGTTGCGCATCAGGCCTATACCAATGCGGGTGGGGCGCCATCCGGAAACAGTGGATCGCCCGCTAGTAACAATAATACCTGTGCCCGTGCCGGTTGCCATAGTGGTCCAGCCGCTGCAGGTCAAAGTATTAGTATTAGCACTGATATCCCCACCGCTGGATTTAAAGAAGACTCTATTTATCAAATTAGCATTACCGCCGATAATAATGCAGCAAGCTCAGATCGAATGGGCTTTATGGCTAGTGTAGAATCAACCTCTGGTCATGAAGGAAGCATTAGTATTACCGACGCTGCCCGTACCAAAAAAGCGGGAAGTTATATTACTCATACCAGTTCCGGAATCAGCGGAAGCGCAGGTACTAATACCTGGTCATTTGATTGGAATGCCGGTCAGGCTCCAGATCAAACTACCGTTTATGTTGCGGTTAATTTCACCAATTTTAATGGAAGTACTTCCGGTGATGTGATTGTAACGCAAAGCTTGAGTTTGGATAAAAACTTAGGTATTGGACAAGAGGAATTGGCAGTTCAAAAATTGGCGGCCTATCCTAATCCTGCTCAAAATGAAATCACCCTGGCTTCCGGTCAAGTATTGGAAGCACCATTCATGGCTATTGCCGCAGATGGTAAAATGGTGGAGCTTCAAGCGGAAGCCGATAACAATCAGCACGTGCGCTTAGATTTAAGTGAGCTACCAGCAGGTTTGTACATGATCCGCGATGCCCAGGGTCATCAAGTGCAAATCTCCAAGCTTTAA
- a CDS encoding DUF4271 domain-containing protein, with amino-acid sequence MGTALSHRASDWILIISLAAGTLVVLARYFNAMRVNQLLRFPWQSQADEFSLQFNTGKVGLNADRLLIISAWIFFPLLITALKMKGESAAILNYDWASYFRILLISGLYLILKLLVASAVGYAFEREEEMFKGQNLALAHFTWLALVGGALAFVLYFLPLGSWQFYLLLLPLVLVGLIFLIRSVLYCLRIGFNTSYIILYLCALEIIPLFFLYSLV; translated from the coding sequence GTGGGGACAGCATTAAGTCACAGAGCCAGCGATTGGATCTTGATCATAAGTTTAGCGGCCGGAACCCTTGTGGTTCTGGCTCGCTATTTTAATGCTATGCGGGTAAATCAATTATTGCGCTTTCCCTGGCAATCGCAGGCCGATGAATTCAGCTTACAGTTTAATACTGGAAAGGTGGGGCTCAATGCCGATCGCCTGCTAATCATCAGTGCCTGGATATTTTTTCCCCTTCTAATTACCGCTCTGAAAATGAAGGGCGAAAGTGCGGCCATTCTCAATTACGATTGGGCGAGCTATTTCCGGATTTTATTGATTTCGGGCCTCTATCTGATCTTAAAATTATTGGTCGCCAGTGCAGTGGGTTATGCTTTTGAAAGAGAGGAAGAGATGTTTAAAGGGCAGAACCTGGCTCTGGCACATTTTACCTGGTTGGCCTTGGTGGGTGGGGCCCTTGCCTTTGTACTTTACTTTTTACCCTTAGGTTCTTGGCAGTTTTACCTTCTCCTTCTGCCGCTGGTCTTGGTTGGACTTATTTTCCTGATTCGTAGTGTACTTTATTGTCTGCGCATAGGCTTTAATACAAGCTATATTATTTTATACCTTTGCGCGCTGGAAATAATACCCTTGTTTTTCCTGTATAGCTTAGTTTGA